GCCCCGATCATCGAGAAGGAGGGCGGCTACGAGTATCTGGTCCACCCGATCAGCAACTGCGTCCCGATGCTCGACCCGGCGCTGCTCCGGGAGGTCGTCAACGGGATCATCCGGAAGGCGGATCTGGCGGACGTCGACAAGATCGTCACGCCGGCCGCGATGGGGATCCACATCAGCACCGCCGTCTCGCTGATGACCGACATCCCGCTCGTGGTCATCCGGAAGCGTCAGTACGGCCTCGACGGCGAGGTCGCGCTGTTCCAGGAGACCGGGTACTCCGAGTCCGAGATGTACATCAACGACGTCGACGAGGGCGACCGGGTCCTCGTCCTCGACGACATCCTCTCGACCGGCGGCACGCTGCGAGCGATCGTCGAGGCACTCGACGACGACATCGGGGCCGAGATCGCCGACGTGGTGGTCGTCTTCAGGAAGGTCGGCGGCGAGAACGCGCTGGCGGGGAGCGGCCACGAGGCGAAGACGCTCGTCAACCTCAGAGTGGAAGACGGCGAGGTGGTCGTCGTCGACCCGGACGGCGACGGCGAGGAGTGGGCTGCGTCGGCGACTTAGGCCCGCGGATCGCGGTCAGGTCCCTGATACACCCCCTCCTGCGTCGCGGCGTACAGGCTCTCGGCGTCGAACACGGCGGCGAAGGCGTCGGGCGTCCGCACCGACAGCCCCTGATACGGCTGGAGCGACAGCCCCGTCTCGGCGGCGCGGAGGCCGTCGTCGAACGTGAGCAGGTGGGCGGCCCCCGCCCGATAGGCGCTCGCCAGCGCCGGGTGGTCGTCGGGCGGATGGTTCACGGTCTCGCGCTCGGCCTCGACCCGTTCGCGCCAGTCCGCCGCGAGCGCGTCGTCCGCGAGGCGGGCTATCGTCGCCTCGGCGTCGTCGAGCAGTTCGTCGCTGGCCGCGAGCGTCAGCCAGGAGTGCCGGCGCACGTGGTCCAGCGCCGCGCGTGCGTCGCCGCCGACGAGCAGGTCCGCCGCGAGCACGTCGGCGTCGGCGACGACGGTCGTCGGGTCGGGGTCAGTCATCGCGTACCTCCGCGAGCGCCTCGCGGACCGCCGGGACGTCCACGTCGCCCTCGGCGGCGCGCGCGAACAGGTCCTCCCAGGTTTCCATACCCGGAGCAAGACGCCACCGGGGCAAAAACGGGTCGGACTACCGCAGGTACCGGTGCGCCAGCGCGCCGGCGACGAAGGCGACGCCGACGTTGACGAGCAGGCCGGCGACGCCCACCGCGGCGGTCAGGCGGTAGTCCTCGGTCGCCGCCGCGGCCCGTCCGAGTTGGGCTGCCACGACGACCAGCAGCACCCCCAGCAGTGCGGTGGGGAACGCCATCACCAGCCCGCCGCCCGCGACGAGCGCGACGGCGGCGTAGAGGACGCCGAGAACCACGTTCGCCCCGCCGGTGCGCGCGCCGAACGCGTACTTGCCGGCGAGCCCGCCGCTCCCGTGGCACATCGGGATCCCGCCGAGGGGCACCGCCGACAGCGTCATCGCGCCCATGCTCGTCGAGAGGTCGTCGGGCGACACGTCGCGGTCGAACAGGTCCACACAGAGGACGGCGGTGGCGACGGCCGCGTTGCCGACGGTCATCGCCAGCTGTGCCGCGGTCCCTTCCAGCACCGCGGGCGAGAGCGTCGGCGTCCCGCTCGCGAAGCCGGTGACCGCCGGCACCGAGGGAGCCGGGACGCCCGACCCGGCGACTGCGAGGCCGGCACCGACCGCGAGGACGGCGAGCGCGCTTGCCCGACCACGCCTGAGGACGACCGCGGCGAGCGCGACGCCCGCGCCGAGACCGGCCAGCGCGAGGTTCGCCGCGCCGAGCGACAGCCCCGTCTCCAGCAACAGCAGCGCGACCGCGAGCTGGATCCCGCGCACGACCGGCCGCCCAACGGCGCGCTCGACGCGCTCAAGCGCGCCGACTGCCCCCAGCGCGAGCAGGGCGACGCCGGTGAGCAGGCCCGCGGCGGCGAGTTCGCCCGCGGTCAGCGCGCCGGCGATCGCCAGCCCCGCCAGCGCCTTCATCGGCTCGACGGACAGGGGCAGGCCGTAGACCAGCCCCCAGACGACCTGGAAGACGCCGAACAGCAGGAGGACGTGCGGGAGCGACACGGCCGTCGTCGCGCCGAGCGCCACGACTATCGGGAGGACGGTAACCGAATCCCCCAGCGCCCCGGTCACCGCCCCGACGGAGAGTTCGAGCCGGTCGCGGACGGCCTCGCCGGTCGAAAACGCCACACGCGACGTTACGCGTCCAGCGTCATCATCGTTCCGCGAAACCGATCGCGGACACGCCTTCCGGGACCGCGAACCCGGAGGCGATCCCCGTCGTTCGCTCCCGCCCCTGCCCCCGCCCAGCGTCGCTACGTGCGGTCCGCCACGATCTCGGCCAGCGCCGCGCGTTCGTCGTCGTCGAGCGGCTGGAACGGTCGCCGCGGCTGGCCGGCGGGCTGTCCCCGCTCCCGGACCGCGGCCTTGAACCCCGGCGCGCCGTGGGCGACGAGCGCCCGGTCCAGGTCGACCAGGTCCCGGTTGATCCGGCGGGCTTCCGCTTCGTCGCCGGCGCGATGCCGGCTGTACACCTCGCTCACGCGCTCCGGGGCGACGTTCGCGACGGCGACGATCCCGCCCGCCGCGCCGGCGTCCAGACCGTGGGCGAACACGCTCCCGCTCCCGACCAGCACGTCGAAGTCGTCGGGGACGCGGGCGACCGTCCGCTGGAGCCGCGTCAGGTCGCCGCTGGAGTCCTTGATCCCGGCGACGTTGTCGTGGGTCGCGACCGCCGCGACGGTCTCCGGGTCGAGCGCGACGTCCGTGTACGGCGGCACGCTGTAGAGGTACACCGGGACGGGGCTGTCGTCCGCGAGGTCGCGGTAGAACTCGGCGAGTCGGTCCTGTCCGTAGTCGTAGTAGTGGGGCGTCACCGCGAGGACTGCGTCAGCGCCCGCGGCCGCGGCACGTTCCGCGGCGTCGACCGACGCCCGCAGGCTCTCGGTGCCCGTGCCTGCGACGACCGGGCAGTCGACCGCGGCCGCGACGGTTTCGACCACCCGTTCGCGCTCGTCGGCGGTCAGCAGCGGTGCCTCGCTCGTCGACCCGCAGGGGACGAGGAAATCAAGGCCGGCGTCTACCTGCCATCGTGCCAGCTCCGCCAGCGCGTCGTGGTCGACCGCCCCCTC
The genomic region above belongs to Halostella salina and contains:
- the hpt gene encoding hypoxanthine/guanine phosphoribosyltransferase, yielding MEKLLRSLHEAPIIEKEGGYEYLVHPISNCVPMLDPALLREVVNGIIRKADLADVDKIVTPAAMGIHISTAVSLMTDIPLVVIRKRQYGLDGEVALFQETGYSESEMYINDVDEGDRVLVLDDILSTGGTLRAIVEALDDDIGAEIADVVVVFRKVGGENALAGSGHEAKTLVNLRVEDGEVVVVDPDGDGEEWAASAT
- a CDS encoding putative sulfate/molybdate transporter; this encodes MAFSTGEAVRDRLELSVGAVTGALGDSVTVLPIVVALGATTAVSLPHVLLLFGVFQVVWGLVYGLPLSVEPMKALAGLAIAGALTAGELAAAGLLTGVALLALGAVGALERVERAVGRPVVRGIQLAVALLLLETGLSLGAANLALAGLGAGVALAAVVLRRGRASALAVLAVGAGLAVAGSGVPAPSVPAVTGFASGTPTLSPAVLEGTAAQLAMTVGNAAVATAVLCVDLFDRDVSPDDLSTSMGAMTLSAVPLGGIPMCHGSGGLAGKYAFGARTGGANVVLGVLYAAVALVAGGGLVMAFPTALLGVLLVVVAAQLGRAAAATEDYRLTAAVGVAGLLVNVGVAFVAGALAHRYLR
- a CDS encoding DUF7384 family protein; translated protein: MTDPDPTTVVADADVLAADLLVGGDARAALDHVRRHSWLTLAASDELLDDAEATIARLADDALAADWRERVEAERETVNHPPDDHPALASAYRAGAAHLLTFDDGLRAAETGLSLQPYQGLSVRTPDAFAAVFDAESLYAATQEGVYQGPDRDPRA
- a CDS encoding dihydrodipicolinate synthase family protein translates to MHGTGAPVVTPFDEEGAVDHDALAELARWQVDAGLDFLVPCGSTSEAPLLTADERERVVETVAAAVDCPVVAGTGTESLRASVDAAERAAAAGADAVLAVTPHYYDYGQDRLAEFYRDLADDSPVPVYLYSVPPYTDVALDPETVAAVATHDNVAGIKDSSGDLTRLQRTVARVPDDFDVLVGSGSVFAHGLDAGAAGGIVAVANVAPERVSEVYSRHRAGDEAEARRINRDLVDLDRALVAHGAPGFKAAVRERGQPAGQPRRPFQPLDDDERAALAEIVADRT